A region from the Rosa rugosa chromosome 6, drRosRugo1.1, whole genome shotgun sequence genome encodes:
- the LOC133714465 gene encoding uncharacterized protein LOC133714465 isoform X1: MNELPLSVKLGEQLKFLSDQMKGKAFYLHSYNHVIILSFCLFRWQVELCLLGPLYLIYAFRYVQHKRGKNFPLCVKVEGVNGLVSELAVVAAHMAAAPPHMNQVPPLSSTVQKPPYVGDEQQTVDGLLQHLGLGKYAIIFKAEEIDMTALKQMGENDLKELGIPMVEGVNGLVSELAVVAA; encoded by the exons ATGAATGA GCTTCCTCTCTCAGTCAAGCTTGGGGAGCAGCTTAAGTTTCTTTCTGATCAAATGAAAGGTAAAGCATTTTATCTACACAGTTACAACCATGTGATAATCCTCAGCTTTTGTCTATTTCGCTGGCAAGTTGAGCTATGTTTGTTAg GTCCTCTatatttgatttatgctttcagATATGTTCAACATAAAAGGGGCAAGAACTTTCCACTTTGTGTGAAG GTGGAGGGGGTGAATGGTTTGGTTTCAGAACTTGCTGTTGTAGCAGCGCATATGGCAGCCGCCCCACCCCATATGAACCAAGTTCCTCCACTGAGTAGCACTGTACAGAAACCTCCATATGTG ggtgatgaacaACAGACAGTAGATGGCTTGCTGCAACACCTCGGATTGGGAAAATATGCCATTATATTCAAGGCTGAGGAA ATTGATATGACTGCATTGAAGCAGATGGGAGAAAATGACCTCAAAGAGCTGGGAATACCTATG GTGGAGGGGGTGAATGGTTTGGTTTCAGAACTTGCTGTTGTAGCAGCGTAG
- the LOC133714465 gene encoding uncharacterized protein LOC133714465 isoform X2, with protein sequence MFVRYVQHKRGKNFPLCVKVEGVNGLVSELAVVAAHMAAAPPHMNQVPPLSSTVQKPPYVGDEQQTVDGLLQHLGLGKYAIIFKAEEIDMTALKQMGENDLKELGIPMVEGVNGLVSELAVVAA encoded by the exons ATGTTTGTTAg ATATGTTCAACATAAAAGGGGCAAGAACTTTCCACTTTGTGTGAAG GTGGAGGGGGTGAATGGTTTGGTTTCAGAACTTGCTGTTGTAGCAGCGCATATGGCAGCCGCCCCACCCCATATGAACCAAGTTCCTCCACTGAGTAGCACTGTACAGAAACCTCCATATGTG ggtgatgaacaACAGACAGTAGATGGCTTGCTGCAACACCTCGGATTGGGAAAATATGCCATTATATTCAAGGCTGAGGAA ATTGATATGACTGCATTGAAGCAGATGGGAGAAAATGACCTCAAAGAGCTGGGAATACCTATG GTGGAGGGGGTGAATGGTTTGGTTTCAGAACTTGCTGTTGTAGCAGCGTAG
- the LOC133717312 gene encoding laccase-12-like — protein MELSSIFLLGLCLLFASSAVSTLANPKAHHHEFVIQATPVKRLCKIHNSITVNGQYPGPTLVVNNGDTLVVKVTNKARYNVTIHWHGIRQMRTGWADGPEFVTQCPIRPGGSYTYRFTVQGQEGTLWWHAHSSWLRATVYGALIIHPKQGDSYPFPKPNRQATLLLGEWWDANPIDVVRTATRTGAAPNVSDAYTINGQPGDLYNCSSKGTIVVPIESGETNLLRVINAALNQPLFFSVANHKLTVVGADASYTKPFTTTVLMLGPGQTTDVLITGDKPPSRYYLAARAYFSAQNAPFDNTTTTAILEYKSVRCNTTSCKKGKTVIKPIMPKLPAFNDTNTASAFTKSFRSPRKVEIPTEIDENLFFTLGLGLNKCPKHFRSRRCQGPNGTRFTASMNNVSFVLPNNMSILQAYQQNIPGVYTSDFPANPPRKFDYTGNVSRSLWQPSSGTKGYKLKYGSRVQVVLQDTSIVTPENHPIHLHGYDFYILAEGFGNFNVKTDTKKFNLVDPPLRNTVSVPANGWAVIRFVADNPGAWVMHCHLDVHINWGLAMVFLVDNGVGEQQTIEPPPADLPLC, from the exons ATGGAGCTCAGTAGCATTTTCCTACTCGGCCTTTGCCTCCTCTTTGCTTCATCAGCAGTGTCGACCTTGGCCAATCCCAAAGCTCACCACCATGAATTTGTt ATTCAAGCAACACCAGTGAAGAGGCTGTGCAAAATCCACAACAGCATCACTGTGAATGGACAGTACCCTGGACCAACCTTGGTAGTAAACAATGGCGACACTCTGGTTGTCAAAGTTACCAACAAAGCTCGATACAACGTCACGATTCACTG GCATGGTATTCGGCAAATGAGAACTGGATGGGCGGATGGGCCCGAATTTGTAACTCAATGCCCGATTAGGCCAGGAGGGAGTTACACCTACCGGTTCACAGTCCAGGGCCAAGAAGGTACTTTGTGGTGGCACGCTCATAGCTCATGGCTTAGAGCCACCGTGTATGGAGCACTTATTATTCATCCAAAACAAGGAGACTCGTATCCATTCCCTAaaccaaatcgtcaagcaacaCTTCTTCTCGGTGAGTGGTGGGACGCTAACCCTATTGACGTGGTGAGGACAGCAACTCGCACAGGAGCAGCTCCGAATGTTTCTGATGCATACACCATCAACGGTCAACCTGGTGATCTTTACAATTGCTCCAGCAAAG GGACTATCGTAGTTCCCATAGAATCCGGTGAGACCAACCTTTTGAGAGTGATAAACGCCGCCCTCAACCAACCTCTTTTCTTCTCCGTCGCCAACCACAAGCTGACTGTGGTCGGTGCTGATGCCTCTTACACCAAGCCTTTCACCACCACAGTTCTGATGCTAGGACCCGGCCAGACCACCGATGTTTTAATCACCGGGGACAAGCCACCATCTCGATACTACTTGGCGGCACGTGCCTATTTCAGTGCACAAAACGCTCCATTtgacaacaccaccaccacagcCATTCTTGAATACAAGTCCGTCCGTTGCAACACTACTAGTTGCAAAAAGGGTAAAACAGTAATTAAACCCATAATGCCAAAGCTGCCAGCTTTCAATGACACAAACACTGCATCTGCCTTCACTAAGAGCTTCAGAAGCCCTAGAAAAGTCGAAATCCCAACTGAAATCGACGAGAACCTCTTCTTCACACTCGGTCTTGGACTCAACAAATGCCCTAAGCACTTTCGATCTAGAAGGTGCCAAGGCCCCAATGGCACACGCTTCACTGCTAGCATGAACAATGTCTCATTTGTGCTTCCAAACAACATGTCAATTCTCCAAGCTTACCAGCAAAACATTCCTGGAGTTTACACTAGTGATTTTCCAGCCAACCCGCCACGGAAATTTGATTACACTGGGAATGTCAGCCGCTCGCTTTGGCAACCCAGTTCTGGAACAAAGGGATACAAGTTGAAGTATGGGTCTAGAGTGCAGGTGGTGTTACAAGACACAAGTATTGTCACACCAGAGAACCATCCAATTCATCTTCATGGATACGATTTCTACATCCTTGCAGAGGGTTTTGGAAACTTCAATGTCAAGACTGATACTAAAAAGTTTAACCTTGTTGATCCACCTCTGAGGAACACTGTGTCGGTGCCCGCAAATGGTTGGGCAGTCATCCGATTTGTAGCTGACAATCCAG GTGCTTGGGTGATGCATTGTCACTTGGATGTACATATCAACTGGGGTTTGGCCATGGTTTTCTTGGTGGACAATGGAGTTGGGGAGCAGCAGACAATAGAGCCTCCGCCTGCAGATTTGCCTCTGTGTTAA